A window from Herbaspirillum sp. meg3 encodes these proteins:
- a CDS encoding ABC transporter permease, whose protein sequence is MDQLAPLIAASINAGTPLLLAAMGLLINERAGVLNLGAEGMMLVAAIAGFAVGYTTKSPLLGFMAGALCGMLMATLFSWLALVLATNQVATGLALSIFGAGLSAFIGQRFVGLALPAQTTGVPGLNSIPFIGPAFFNQHWMAYVALLLCGAIAWFLYRTRAGLILRAVGESPESAHALGYSVRGIRFMALLFGGACCGLAGAYLSLVYTPMWVEGLVSGRGWIALALTAFATWRPARVLLGSLLFGGVTILQFYLQGIGVTIPSQILSMLPYVATIVVLAMISRNPDWIRLNMPASLGKPFRPGAS, encoded by the coding sequence ATGGACCAACTCGCTCCTCTCATCGCAGCCTCCATCAATGCCGGCACACCGTTGCTGCTGGCGGCCATGGGCTTGCTCATCAACGAACGTGCCGGCGTGCTCAACCTGGGCGCGGAAGGCATGATGCTGGTCGCGGCGATCGCCGGCTTCGCAGTCGGCTACACCACCAAGAGCCCGCTGCTGGGTTTCATGGCAGGTGCACTGTGCGGCATGCTGATGGCAACGCTGTTCTCCTGGCTGGCGCTGGTGCTGGCGACTAATCAGGTCGCGACCGGACTTGCGTTGTCGATCTTCGGCGCCGGCTTGTCGGCCTTCATCGGTCAACGTTTTGTCGGCCTCGCATTGCCTGCGCAAACCACCGGCGTCCCCGGACTGAATAGCATTCCTTTCATCGGTCCGGCATTTTTCAATCAGCATTGGATGGCATATGTTGCGCTGCTGTTGTGCGGGGCGATTGCATGGTTTCTGTACCGTACGCGCGCCGGGTTGATTCTGCGCGCGGTCGGCGAGTCGCCGGAGTCGGCGCATGCGCTGGGCTATTCGGTACGCGGTATCCGTTTCATGGCCCTGTTGTTCGGGGGTGCCTGCTGCGGTCTGGCCGGCGCCTATCTGTCGCTGGTGTACACGCCGATGTGGGTCGAGGGTCTGGTGTCCGGACGCGGCTGGATCGCGCTGGCACTGACGGCGTTTGCGACGTGGCGTCCGGCACGCGTGTTGCTGGGTTCGCTGCTGTTCGGCGGCGTGACGATTCTGCAGTTTTATCTGCAAGGCATCGGCGTCACGATCCCGTCACAGATTTTGTCGATGCTGCCGTATGTCGCGACCATCGTGGTGCTGGCAATGATCTCGCGCAATCCGGACTGGATTCGCCTGAACATGCCGGCTTCGCTGGGCAAGCCGTTCCGCCCGGGTGCATCCTGA
- a CDS encoding polyketide cyclase encodes MSKPLPARLLHVTIERSIGDVYRFAANPENMPKWASGLSKGMRLIDGKWFADTPEGKLEVRFTPFNDFGVLDHEVVLASGVSVFIPMRVVANGNGCELTFTLFRQPGMSDEKFNEDTAWVTRDLEALKTLLEA; translated from the coding sequence ATGTCCAAGCCTCTGCCTGCCCGCCTCCTTCACGTCACAATCGAACGCAGTATCGGGGACGTTTATCGCTTTGCCGCCAATCCCGAAAACATGCCGAAATGGGCGTCCGGCCTCAGCAAAGGTATGCGCCTGATCGATGGCAAATGGTTTGCCGACACACCGGAAGGCAAACTGGAAGTGCGTTTTACGCCCTTCAACGATTTTGGCGTGCTTGATCACGAAGTGGTGCTGGCTTCGGGCGTCAGCGTCTTCATCCCCATGCGCGTGGTCGCCAACGGCAATGGTTGCGAGCTGACCTTCACCCTGTTCCGCCAGCCTGGCATGAGCGATGAGAAATTCAACGAAGACACCGCCTGGGTGACACGCGACCTGGAAGCCCTCAAAACCTTGCTGGAAGCCTGA
- the minC gene encoding septum site-determining protein MinC, protein MQKARKPIEIKISTVVAISAILHETDPAALDKALKDMTGGVSDFFEDEFAVLDIGALDTAGAGIDWTALVALFKRYRLNAVAVRNAPEELHAEIAAQGLSIDGGVPRPQQPEAAAVAEEAPPPAPAPAPVAAPAQAAQPVQATQATQITPAAATMIIDTPVRAGQRIYARGADLVIMAAVNNGAEIIADGSIHVYAPLRGRALAGASGNTGARIFAASLEAELVSIAGVYRTFENGHPPELAQKQVQVRLTGDRIDVLPINTSK, encoded by the coding sequence ATGCAAAAAGCTCGTAAACCGATCGAAATCAAGATATCCACAGTGGTCGCCATTTCCGCGATCCTGCATGAAACCGATCCGGCAGCGCTGGACAAGGCGTTGAAGGACATGACCGGCGGCGTATCCGACTTCTTTGAAGACGAATTCGCCGTTCTCGATATCGGCGCACTGGACACTGCCGGCGCCGGCATCGACTGGACAGCGCTGGTGGCCTTGTTCAAACGCTATCGCCTCAATGCAGTCGCCGTGCGCAACGCGCCCGAGGAGCTGCACGCCGAGATCGCCGCACAGGGACTGTCCATCGACGGCGGCGTACCGCGTCCGCAACAGCCTGAAGCGGCAGCGGTAGCAGAGGAAGCGCCCCCGCCGGCTCCGGCACCGGCTCCTGTTGCTGCGCCTGCCCAAGCAGCGCAACCGGTGCAGGCAACGCAAGCAACACAAATAACACCGGCCGCAGCCACGATGATCATCGACACGCCGGTACGCGCCGGCCAGCGCATTTATGCGCGCGGCGCCGATCTGGTGATCATGGCGGCGGTCAACAACGGCGCAGAAATCATCGCCGACGGCAGCATCCACGTGTACGCCCCTTTACGCGGCCGTGCACTGGCAGGCGCCAGCGGCAATACCGGCGCGCGCATCTTCGCGGCGAGCCTGGAAGCGGAACTGGTGTCGATTGCCGGCGTCTACCGTACCTTTGAGAACGGCCATCCGCCCGAACTGGCGCAAAAACAGGTGCAGGTGCGCCTGACC
- a CDS encoding ABC transporter permease produces MFKSAVTSLPFRLELRGTPSRRMTYLSPVIAIILTLFLGALLFIALGKDPIAGLKVFLVDPFSSKRAISELLLKSIPLILCALGLAVCFRASIWNIGAEGQFTVGALCAGAMLVWIDVPDHAVSGGVGLILMIIAGVVGGAFWASITALLRDKFNANEILVSLMLTYVAQLLLMYAVNGPLKDPNGMNFPQSKVFSSEFMLPTLMSGTRLHIGFAVTIVAAIVMAVFMMRSFRGFSLMVGGVAPHAARYAGFSSRNALWVSLLISGGFAGLAGAFEIAGPIGQLLPSVSPGYGFAAIIVAFIGRLHPVGAVFGGLIMSLLYLGGELAQSRLGLPSAITGVFQGMLLFLLLACDTLIDYRLRWKQQA; encoded by the coding sequence ATGTTTAAATCCGCCGTTACCTCTCTGCCCTTCCGGCTGGAATTGCGCGGCACGCCATCGCGCCGCATGACTTATCTGTCGCCGGTTATTGCGATCATCCTGACGCTGTTCCTGGGTGCATTGCTGTTTATCGCCTTGGGCAAGGATCCGATTGCGGGTCTGAAAGTCTTCCTCGTTGATCCGTTCAGCAGCAAGCGCGCCATCAGCGAACTGCTGCTGAAATCGATCCCGCTGATTCTGTGCGCACTCGGTCTTGCGGTGTGCTTCCGCGCCAGCATCTGGAACATCGGCGCCGAAGGCCAGTTCACCGTCGGCGCCTTGTGTGCGGGCGCGATGCTGGTATGGATCGACGTGCCGGATCATGCTGTCTCCGGCGGTGTCGGCTTGATATTGATGATCATTGCCGGTGTGGTCGGTGGCGCATTCTGGGCCAGTATCACGGCGCTCTTGCGCGACAAGTTCAACGCCAATGAGATCCTGGTGTCGCTGATGCTGACCTACGTGGCGCAGCTGCTGCTGATGTATGCAGTCAACGGCCCGCTGAAGGATCCGAACGGCATGAACTTCCCGCAATCGAAAGTGTTCTCCAGCGAGTTCATGCTGCCGACGCTGATGAGCGGCACGCGCCTGCACATCGGCTTTGCAGTGACCATCGTGGCGGCGATTGTGATGGCGGTGTTCATGATGCGCAGCTTCCGCGGCTTCTCGTTGATGGTGGGCGGTGTGGCCCCGCACGCTGCACGCTATGCCGGCTTTTCCAGCCGCAATGCCTTGTGGGTGTCGCTGCTGATTTCCGGCGGCTTCGCCGGTCTGGCGGGCGCATTTGAAATCGCCGGGCCGATCGGCCAGCTGTTGCCGTCGGTGTCGCCGGGTTATGGCTTCGCGGCGATCATCGTCGCCTTCATCGGCCGCCTGCATCCGGTCGGCGCGGTATTCGGCGGACTGATCATGTCGCTGCTGTATCTGGGTGGTGAGCTGGCGCAGTCGCGTCTCGGCCTGCCGTCGGCGATCACGGGCGTGTTCCAGGGCATGCTGCTGTTCCTGCTGCTGGCTTGCGACACGCTGATTGACTACCGCCTGCGCTGGAAACAGCAAGCTTAA
- a CDS encoding BMP family ABC transporter substrate-binding protein, whose product MKISRRASIAMLATIAAASLIGCGKKEEPAPAAAPAAAAAPAPKADPLKVAFVYIGPVGDAGWTFAHDNGRKAVEAKFGDKVKTTFVENVPESAADAERVMRQLATDGNKLIFGTTFGYMEAMLKVAKEFPDVKFEHATGFKTADNLAQYDVRTYEGAYLAGVVAGKMSKSGKLGVVASVPIPEVVRNIDAFTMGARSINPKATTRVVWVNKWFDPGKEREAATTLIGQGVDVLMQNTDSAAVVQTAQEKGVYAFGWDSDMTSFGPKAHLAASMINWGVYYTARVQAVLDGSWKTGSTWLGLKENGIDLGGFNPELPADVKALVEERKKGIADGSAPIWKGPIKDNTGKEQVAKDAVADDGFLHGVKFYVEGVEGKVPG is encoded by the coding sequence ATGAAAATTTCGCGCAGAGCCTCGATTGCGATGCTCGCCACCATCGCCGCAGCCTCGTTGATCGGCTGTGGCAAAAAAGAAGAACCGGCACCGGCCGCTGCGCCTGCTGCTGCGGCAGCTCCTGCTCCCAAGGCAGACCCGCTGAAGGTCGCCTTCGTCTACATCGGACCGGTTGGCGATGCTGGCTGGACGTTTGCGCATGACAACGGCCGCAAGGCAGTCGAAGCCAAATTCGGCGACAAGGTGAAAACAACTTTCGTCGAAAACGTGCCTGAATCGGCAGCCGACGCTGAGCGCGTCATGCGCCAACTGGCAACCGATGGCAACAAGCTGATCTTCGGCACCACCTTCGGCTACATGGAAGCGATGCTGAAGGTCGCCAAGGAATTCCCGGACGTCAAATTCGAACACGCCACCGGCTTCAAGACTGCCGACAATCTGGCGCAATACGATGTGCGCACGTATGAAGGCGCTTACCTCGCTGGCGTGGTCGCCGGCAAGATGAGCAAGTCCGGCAAGCTGGGCGTGGTCGCCTCGGTGCCGATTCCTGAAGTCGTCCGCAATATCGACGCCTTCACCATGGGTGCACGCTCGATCAATCCGAAGGCAACCACACGCGTGGTCTGGGTGAACAAGTGGTTCGATCCGGGCAAGGAACGTGAAGCTGCCACCACACTGATCGGTCAAGGGGTTGACGTGCTGATGCAAAACACCGACTCCGCCGCTGTTGTTCAGACTGCGCAAGAAAAAGGCGTCTATGCATTCGGCTGGGACAGCGACATGACCAGTTTCGGTCCGAAGGCCCATCTGGCTGCATCGATGATCAACTGGGGGGTCTACTACACCGCACGCGTGCAAGCCGTGCTGGATGGTTCGTGGAAAACCGGCAGCACCTGGCTCGGTCTGAAAGAAAACGGTATCGATCTGGGCGGTTTCAATCCTGAACTGCCGGCTGATGTGAAGGCACTGGTCGAAGAACGCAAGAAGGGTATCGCCGACGGCTCCGCTCCGATCTGGAAGGGTCCGATCAAAGACAACACCGGCAAGGAACAAGTCGCCAAAGATGCCGTGGCTGACGACGGTTTCCTGCACGGCGTGAAGTTCTACGTCGAAGGCGTGGAAGGCAAGGTACCGGGCTGA